The Streptomyces sp. NBC_01353 genome contains a region encoding:
- a CDS encoding metal-sensitive transcriptional regulator, with the protein MRTPEETAVAGYGQHKEDIIRRLRRIEGQVRGVQRMVDEDVYCIDVLTQVSAINAALQSCAVALLDEHLSCCVTEAIAQGGDQAKVKVGEASKAIARLIRT; encoded by the coding sequence CTGCGGACACCCGAGGAGACCGCCGTGGCCGGTTACGGACAGCACAAGGAAGACATCATCAGGCGCCTGCGGCGCATCGAGGGCCAGGTCCGGGGCGTGCAGCGGATGGTGGACGAGGACGTCTACTGCATCGACGTGCTGACCCAGGTCTCCGCCATCAACGCGGCCCTCCAGTCCTGCGCCGTGGCCCTCCTGGACGAGCACCTCAGCTGCTGTGTCACCGAGGCGATCGCCCAGGGCGGGGACCAGGCGAAGGTGAAGGTGGGCGAGGCCTCCAAGGCGATCGCCCGGCTGATCAGGACGTAG
- a CDS encoding BlaI/MecI/CopY family transcriptional regulator, with translation MRRLGELEAEIMDRLWAWQRPATVREIVDDINLGRRVAYTTVMTVADILHRKGWLRREKAGRAWLYEPVRGREEYTAALMQDALGDSADRPAALLRFVETISDEDMAALDAALRSARRAQGGELG, from the coding sequence GTGCGCCGGCTGGGAGAGCTGGAGGCCGAGATCATGGACCGACTGTGGGCCTGGCAACGCCCCGCCACGGTCCGCGAGATCGTCGACGACATCAATCTGGGGCGCCGGGTCGCCTACACGACGGTGATGACGGTGGCGGACATCCTCCACCGCAAGGGCTGGCTCCGCCGCGAGAAGGCGGGCAGGGCCTGGCTGTACGAACCGGTCCGCGGCCGCGAGGAGTACACCGCGGCCCTGATGCAGGACGCCCTCGGCGACAGCGCCGACCGGCCGGCCGCGCTGCTGCGCTTCGTGGAGACCATCTCCGACGAGGACATGGCGGCCCTCGACGCGGCGCTCCGCTCCGCCCGACGCGCCCAGGGCGGCGAGCTCGGGTGA